The window GGACGGCCGGCGAAGCCACCGCCACCGGGACCGCCGGTGCTCGTGCCGGGACGGCCACCGCCGCCACCGGGACGGCCGGCGAACCCGCCGCCGCCACCGCCACCGGGACGACCGCCGCCGCCACCCGGACGGCCACCGCCGCCACCGGGACGGCCCGCGCCGCCACCGGGGCGACCGGGACCGCCGCCGGGACCGGCGGGACGGCCCTGGGGCATCATCATCGGGTTGGGACGCGGACCACCGGGACGGGGACCGCCCGCACCGGGACCGGGACGCGGCCCCGCCGCGCCGGGCGGACCCGGACGCGGGCCCGGAGCCGGCCGGTCGCCGCCACGGCCCTGCGGCGGGCGCGGGATCGCGCCGTCGCGCGGCGGGCCGTCACGACGCTCGCGCTGGCCGGGGCCACCGCCGTCGCGCTGGCCGCCGGGACGCGGCGGCCGGGACTGGCCCATGCCGCTGGCGTTGGACGAGAACGGGTTGTTGCCCGGACGCGGGCCACGCGGGCCCGGCTTGGGTCCGGGACGGGGCGCGCCGCCACCGGCCGGAGCGCCGGGACGCGGAGCGCCGCCGTCACGCTGACCGCCGTCACGCTGGCCCCCGTCACGCTGGCCACCGGGAGCACCCGGACGGGCCGCGGGACCGGGCTTGGGACCCGGACGAGCCGCGGGGCCCGGACGGGGACCCGGAGTCGGTCGCGTGCCGCTGTCGAAGCGCGCCTGCGGAGCCGCGGACGTCTCGCCGCGCGGCGCCTCGGGCTGCTGCTGCTGAGGCATGGGCACCGGCGGGCGGGGTGTGCCGCCGCCGGCGGGACCCGGACGCGGACCGGGCTTGGGACCCGGACCCGGACGCGGGCCCGAGGGGATCGGCGCCTGGGCGCCATTGCCGGCCTGGCTGTCCGCCGGCCGGGGAGCAGCCTTCGGCGGCTGCGGCTTGGACGACGAACCGCCGCCCCTGGAGGGCCCACCCTTGGATGCGCCCAGAGCTTCGGTGAGCCTGCGGACCACCGGCGCCTCGATGGTGGAGGACGCCGAACGGACGAACTCCCCCATTTCTTGGAGCTTGGCCATGACGACCTTGCTCTCTACGCCGAACTCCTTAGCGAGCTCGTATACCCGGACCTTCGCCACTGCACTCCCTTACTCGGCCCGGGAGGCTGGCTGTGCCGTCCGGACCGTCGTTACCTTGACGTCTTCATCGCCGCGTGCTCATCAGGCGCTCATAGCAATCTGACTCCGCCCATCAACTCGGCGTCCTACATGACATGTCGTGATTCTCCTCTTCCAGGTGCGCCCGCACATGCGAGACGTCAAGCGGACCCGGCACACGGAACGCGCGCGGGAACGCTCGGCGACGCTCGGCAAGCTCCAGACACCTCACGGACGGGTGCAACGATGCACCACGGCCGGCAAGCCGTCTTCGCAGGTCGGGGACCACATGATCCTCGACCAGCACCAGGCGGAGCAGCTCGGACCTAGCCGCACGAACCCTGCAGCCCACACAGGTGCGCTGCGGGGTCGCTTGGCCACCATATTCCAGCTTACCGCGTTGACGCATCTACGGAACCGGCGGCATCTTCGGCCTGGGTGTCAGGGCGGATGTCAATCCGCCATCCGGTGAGCCTGGCGGCGAGCCTCGCGTTCTGCCCTTCCTTGCCGATCGCCAGCGAAAGCTGGTAGTCAGGCACGGTGACCCGGGCCACACGCCCGTCGAGATCGAGAACCTCGACATGTGAAACGCGGGCCGGCGAAAGGGCATTCCCGACGAACTCTCCGGGATCCTCGGACCAGTCGATGATGTCGATCTTCTCGCCGTGCAGCTCGGTCATCACGTTGCGCACCCGCGCCCCCATCGGGCCGATGCAGGCGCCCTTGGCGTTGACGCCGGGCTTGCGCGACCTGACGGCGATCTTGGTCCGGTGACCGGCCTCCCGCGCCACGGCGGCGATCTCCACCGTGCCGTCGGCGATCTCCGGGACCTCCAGCGCGAACAGCTTCTTCACCAGGCCCGGGTGGGTGCGCGACAGCGTGACGGACGGGCCCTTGTGGCCCTTCTTCACCTGCACCACGTAGGCGCGGATGCGCTCGCCGTGCACGTAGTCCTCGCCGGGCACCTGCTCGTTGTGCGGCAGCACGGCCTCGATCTTGCCGAGGTCGACCAGCACCACGCGCGGGTCCTTGCCCTGCTGGATCACGCCGGAGACCAGCTCGCCCTCGCGGCTGGCGAACTCGCCGAAGTTGATCTCGTCCTCGGCGTCGCGCAGCTGCTGCAGGATGACCTGCTTGGCGGTGGTCGCGGCGATCCTGCTGAAGTTGCCAGGCGTGTCGTCGTACTCCCGGACGATCTCGCCGTCCTCGTCCAGCTCGGCCGCCAAGATCGTCACGTGCCCGCTCGACCGGTCGAGCTCGGCACGCGCCTTGGGCGCGGCGCCCTCGGTGCGGAAGTACGCGATCAGCAGCGCGTCCTCGATGGCCTTGACCACCAGGTCGAAGGAGATGTCCTTCTCCCGCTCCAGGCTGCGCAGGACGCTCATGTCGATGTCCACGAGGCTTCCCCCTTAGCCCTCGTCGCCGTCGACGTCCGCGCCGTCCGCGTCGTCGTCGATCCGGCGGAACTCCACCTGCACCCGTCCGCGGGCCAGGTCCTGATAGTCGAGCCGGCGGCACGCGCCGTCGACGTCGAGCTCGACGCCGCTCTCGTCGGCGGAGCGCACCCGGCCCTCCACCACGCCGCCGTCACGCAGCTCCGCCTTCACCAGCCGCCTGGCGGCGCGCCGCCAGTGCCGCGGCTCCGTCAGCGGGCGGTCGACACCCGGCGAGGACACCTCGAGAGTGTAGGCCGAGGGCCCCATCGTGTCGTGCTCGTCGAGAACCGTGGAGACGGCCTGGCTCACGTCGGCGACGTCGTCGAGGCTCACCCCTCCGTCACGGTCCACGATCACCCGCAGCAACCGCCGCCGGCCGGCCTGGGTGACCGTGACGTCCTCCAAGTCGAGGCCCTCCGCGCTGACGACGGGCTCCAGGAGCTTCATCAGGTGGTCGCGGGGTGATGCGCTGCCCATATCGACCTCCCCTATTGTCATGTCTCAGCCGGGCGGACCTCGCCTTCGGCTCCCATCGCCGCTCAGCCGCACAGCCAGCGACGACAGTTGACACCTTATCTGTAGGAGGGCGCGGAAAGAGCGCCACTCGGCGCCTACCGACGGCGAGCCTCGCCTTACCGCGATCGCGGGCGCGAACCCTTACGATGCTTCTTGCGCCCGCGCTTCCCTGGGCCACCCGCGCCCCGGCGCGGGCGTGGCCGAGGGAACGCTCGCACCACTCCTGTCCACGGCCCCGAGGCCGCTCGGGTCCACGGCCCCCGAACGGGTCCGCGGTCCTGGGCGTGCACTCCGGCTGGGCCACGGGCCCGAGGACCGCACTCCGGCGGCCGTCACCCGGGAGGCGACTTCCGGCTCGGTGCCCGAGGGTGGCCTTGGGTCGCAGCCTGGGCGGCCACGGGTCGCGGCCCCGAGGGCCACGACCTGGGGCACGATCCGCACGCGCCTTGGGTCGCTGGGCGGAGGCCGCGGCCGTCGGAGGCGGGGCCCGGAGGCCGAGTCCTCGGGGTCGCTGAGCTCTCGCGCTCTCGGGTCGTGACCCGGGATCGCGGCCCTGGGACGCAACCAGCAGGTACGGGGTGTGGCCCTGGGCGCAGCCCGCAGGTGTCGGGGGGTCCGGTCTCGGGGCACAACCTGGGGGCACGGCCTGGGGGCACAACCTTGGGGCATGGCCTTGGGGCGCGGCCTTGGGGCGCGGCCTTGGGGCACGGCCTTGGGGCACGGCCTTGGGTCACGGCCTTGGGGCACGGCCTTGGGGCACGACCCGCGGGTGTCGGGCAACCTGGAGGCGTGGCTCCGGGCCGCTCGGAAGCGTGGCCTTGGGTCGCGGTCCGGGGAGTGCCGCCTTGGGCGCGGTTCGGGGTCGCGGCGCCCGGGTCGCGAGTCCGAGGTGTGATCCTTTCCGCGTCGCCGGTCTTGCGGTCGCCGACTCGGGGGAGACCCCCCTAGGGTCGCTCGTACGACCCGGTTCGCAGTCCCAGGGCTGCGCACCCTGGGTGGCAGCCCCGGGGCGCAGGCGTGGGGCTGATACCGGCCGATAGTCATGGAGGTCCGTTCCGTGAGCTCATCCCTCTCCCGGCGAGCCGTGCTGGCGGGCGGCACGGCCATGGCCCTCGCGGGTTCCGCGGTGACCCTGGCGGGATGCAGCGGCCCGGCGGACGCCCCCGAGTCCCCGGCCACCCGGGCGGAGCCGCCGGAGCACGCCCTGGCCCGCCAGCTGATGGCCGACAAGGAGCGGACCATCGGCCTCTACTCCGCACTGATCGCGAAGGACGGCGCCACGTTGACCCCCTTCCGGGACCGCCACCAGGCCCACCTGACCGAACTGCGCCGCCGCTTTCCCGGCGTGACGCCCGCGCCCGGCGGACCCGCGACCCCCTCATCCGGCTCACCGCCTGCGGCGGGCTCGCCGTCCGGGTCACCACCGCCGACGGCGGGCTCGCCGCAGTCCGCCGCTCCCAGTCCCGGTTCCTCGCACCGGGCGGCGACGGCCCCCGTGTCACTGTCCAGGCTCCGGGACCTGGAGCGCAGGTCCGCCGCCCTGCGGGCGCGCCAGGTCGCGGGCGTCTCTCCGGCCTTCGCCCAGCTCATCGCGAGCATCGGTGCCTGCGAGGCCGCCCATGCCGTTGCCCTTCCGAGGTCCCTGTGAGTACGCAACCGAACGCACCACGCCTCCACCCTGGGGAGGTCCCGACGGGCTCTGCCCACGGCGACGCGCGGGGGGAGCGCGGCCGCGTGTCGCCGCACAGTGCCGCCGCCCTGGCGCGCCACAACCACGCCGCCGGGGCCCAGGACCACCTGGCGACCGCCGCGAGCCAGGGACGTGTCGTCGGCCTCGGCCGGACGTCCGGGCAGGACGGCGACGTCGAGAGGCTGGGCAAGGCGCTGGCGGGCGAGCACGCGGCCGTCTTCGCGTACGGCCTGATCGGCGCCCGCACCACGGGAGCTCTGCGCGCCAGGGCCACCCGGGCCTTCGACGCCCACCGCGCCCGTCGTGACCAGCTCCGCGGCTTCATCTCCGGCCGCGGCGGCAAGCCGGCCGAGCCCGAGGCGTCCTACTCCCTTCCGGTCGTCCCCTCCACGCAAGCGGAGGCCGTCCGCCTCGCCGTACACGTGGAGACGGGCATGACGGCCGCCTACCTGGAGCTCGCCGCCTCCGAGGACGCGGCGCTGCGCAAGTACGCGGCGCTGGCCATGCAGGAGTCGGTGACGCGGTCCTACTCCTTCCAGCCGTCGATCAGCACGCCCCTCCCAGGCATGCCGTCGCCACCTCCTGCCTCCTCCCCCGCGCCGTCACCGGCCCAGGACGGCGAGTAGGGCAGCCGCGCGGGCGCCTTCAGCCCGGCGGCGGCCATGCGGCCGACAGCCGTAAGGGTGGGACCGAGCCGATGTGGCATGCAGCCGAAGGCCATGAGGGTGGGACCGTGCGGGTGAGGCCCTGCGGGCGCCTTCGGGTGGCCAGGGCCGTGCGGCCCGGGACCGTGTGGGTGGGGTCAGGTGAAGGGGCGTGTGGGTGCCGCTGGGGGCTGTTCTCGGGCAATGCCGTCGGGCGCCGGGTGCAGCGGCGCCGGGATCCGGCGGGGTGGCGGGCTAGCGACGGCGGCAGATCATGAGCTCGGTGGTGGGGCTTTCGCGCAGGGCGCGGACCAGACGCCGCTCCAGCGGGTAGAGCAGCGCTCCGGCCAGCCAGCCGGTGACCTCCGTGAGCGTGACGGCGCGCAGGAGGCCGCCCCAGAGCTTGCGCCAGACCGGGTGGGCGTCGACCTGCGCGTTCATCAGCACGAGCATGGGGACGCGGCGCACCAC is drawn from Nonomuraea muscovyensis and contains these coding sequences:
- a CDS encoding YlxR family protein; protein product: MRQRGKLEYGGQATPQRTCVGCRVRAARSELLRLVLVEDHVVPDLRRRLAGRGASLHPSVRCLELAERRRAFPRAFRVPGPLDVSHVRAHLEEENHDMSCRTPS
- the nusA gene encoding transcription termination factor NusA; the protein is MDIDMSVLRSLEREKDISFDLVVKAIEDALLIAYFRTEGAAPKARAELDRSSGHVTILAAELDEDGEIVREYDDTPGNFSRIAATTAKQVILQQLRDAEDEINFGEFASREGELVSGVIQQGKDPRVVLVDLGKIEAVLPHNEQVPGEDYVHGERIRAYVVQVKKGHKGPSVTLSRTHPGLVKKLFALEVPEIADGTVEIAAVAREAGHRTKIAVRSRKPGVNAKGACIGPMGARVRNVMTELHGEKIDIIDWSEDPGEFVGNALSPARVSHVEVLDLDGRVARVTVPDYQLSLAIGKEGQNARLAARLTGWRIDIRPDTQAEDAAGSVDASTR
- the rimP gene encoding ribosome maturation factor RimP, which produces MGSASPRDHLMKLLEPVVSAEGLDLEDVTVTQAGRRRLLRVIVDRDGGVSLDDVADVSQAVSTVLDEHDTMGPSAYTLEVSSPGVDRPLTEPRHWRRAARRLVKAELRDGGVVEGRVRSADESGVELDVDGACRRLDYQDLARGRVQVEFRRIDDDADGADVDGDEG
- a CDS encoding ferritin-like domain-containing protein encodes the protein MSPHSAAALARHNHAAGAQDHLATAASQGRVVGLGRTSGQDGDVERLGKALAGEHAAVFAYGLIGARTTGALRARATRAFDAHRARRDQLRGFISGRGGKPAEPEASYSLPVVPSTQAEAVRLAVHVETGMTAAYLELAASEDAALRKYAALAMQESVTRSYSFQPSISTPLPGMPSPPPASSPAPSPAQDGE